The proteins below come from a single Orcinus orca chromosome 6, mOrcOrc1.1, whole genome shotgun sequence genomic window:
- the ENHO gene encoding adropin, with the protein MGAAISQGALIAIICNGLVGFLLLLLWVILCWACHSRSANIDSLSESSPNSSPGPCPEKAPPPQKLSHEGSYLLQP; encoded by the coding sequence ATGGGGGCAGCCATCTCCCAGGGGGCCCTCATCGCCATCATCTGCAACGGCCTCGTAGGcttcttgctgctgctgctctgggTCATTCTCTGCTGGGCCTGCCACTCCCGTTCTGCCAACATCGACTCCCTCTCCGAATCCAGTCCCAACTCCAGCCCCGGCCCCTGTCCCGAGAAGGCGCCCCCGCCCCAGAAGCTCAGCCATGAAGGCAGCTACCTGCTGCAGCCCTGA